The following are encoded together in the Arcticibacterium luteifluviistationis genome:
- a CDS encoding PAS domain S-box protein, giving the protein MNFDSNNILNVTLTKLLKTDFTEFDSSFRAVEYTCKLVSQALNVDRVSVWAINEDTLVSKFIFHKGEIVNEKTYLHGKDCPNYLKAVKAGLPILANQARIDEKTREFKENYFEPLDIFSLLDVPIHEKGKLTGLLSCEHLGEERIWKESEVYFASLVAGLMSLVNSLFKEEEAKEKLKEERLLLRAIVDNLPFHVFVKDSNHKWILSNKETLKYTGAASEGEILGKENKEFLLRDAAEATRVENDVILETGEPLLKKETFHVRPADLSLRKFLVSKFPLRNVKNEITGVIGIAEDITERTHIEELLKESEEQFKFISENTSDGITVMQGGVLTYYSPSCEKISGFNYHEMLEFSERDLLSFIHPEDRAEVLALGRKAIVEKRKSLVVKHRVRHKSGDYYWREDAINLIYNAAGEHAGTIVIIRDISASVDSEFKLKENEHLLSEILHSLTEAVWAMDFAAYKLTFVSKSFENLFGYSFEEWREKPEMWMDVIHKDDRHFIETVLNDVKNKEFHTYTLRVYDKEGNIRWVENRGNIILDELGRPKVILGMSVDITDKVIALKKLEKSEKRLSVILNSLDEIVWAVKLPSREPLFISDSFETVFGISSQKWHDDYGVWLEYATEESKEEGRKMINDLFSTGYSKGFLQIRDANNNLKSLKCLAKYVFDENGERDMMLGISLDITEQVESQNKLKNSERRLVDILNSLDEAVWAASIPESEPLFVSKSFEEFYGFNLEEWKKDWLLWEAAVHPDDKHLIANFREKIFNYETVSGTCRIVSREGKERWVYNLAKTVRDENGEPYMVLGIAVDVTAKKESERELGEVKNKALKAEMAMAELELKTLQMQMNPHFIFNSLNSIQSFILKNDVISTNDYLTKFARLIRSFLDSSRSVKIRLREEIKLLQLYVEMEQMRFADKFDFKINVGPDVDTLVEVPSMMLQPFVENAINHGIRYKQEKGLLAITFENQGDSLLCKIEDDGVGADRANEILDKTNKGYISQGLKITAERLMTYNAIHKSHITYDVSNLNDKSGVKDVGTSVKVSFPLNIP; this is encoded by the coding sequence GTGAATTTTGATTCTAATAATATCCTAAACGTTACACTGACGAAGTTGCTAAAAACTGATTTTACAGAGTTTGATAGTTCTTTTAGGGCTGTTGAATATACCTGTAAATTAGTTAGCCAAGCATTGAATGTAGATAGGGTAAGTGTTTGGGCTATAAATGAAGATACTTTAGTATCAAAATTCATTTTTCATAAAGGCGAAATAGTAAATGAAAAGACATATCTGCACGGTAAAGATTGCCCAAACTACCTTAAAGCTGTTAAAGCAGGTTTGCCCATATTGGCAAATCAGGCTCGCATAGATGAAAAAACACGAGAATTTAAAGAAAACTATTTTGAGCCTTTGGATATATTTTCCCTTCTCGATGTACCTATTCATGAAAAAGGAAAACTAACCGGTTTACTTTCATGCGAGCACCTTGGAGAAGAAAGAATTTGGAAAGAGAGCGAAGTTTATTTTGCAAGCCTAGTGGCTGGCTTGATGTCACTGGTAAATAGCTTGTTTAAGGAAGAAGAGGCAAAAGAGAAGCTAAAAGAAGAGCGGCTTTTATTAAGAGCCATTGTTGATAATTTACCTTTTCATGTTTTTGTTAAGGACAGTAATCATAAGTGGATTTTGTCGAATAAAGAGACCTTAAAATATACAGGTGCCGCTTCGGAAGGAGAGATCTTGGGGAAAGAAAATAAGGAATTCTTATTAAGAGATGCCGCTGAGGCCACTAGGGTAGAAAATGATGTTATTTTAGAAACTGGTGAGCCTCTTTTGAAAAAAGAAACCTTTCATGTTAGACCAGCAGATCTTAGTCTTAGAAAGTTCTTGGTTTCTAAATTTCCACTTCGGAATGTTAAGAATGAGATTACTGGAGTAATTGGTATTGCAGAGGATATTACTGAGAGAACTCATATTGAAGAGCTTTTAAAAGAAAGTGAGGAGCAGTTTAAGTTTATTTCCGAAAATACTTCTGATGGTATTACCGTGATGCAAGGTGGTGTTCTTACATATTACTCTCCTTCTTGTGAAAAGATTTCGGGATTTAATTATCATGAAATGCTTGAATTTAGCGAGAGGGATTTGTTAAGTTTTATTCACCCAGAAGACAGAGCTGAGGTTTTAGCTTTAGGAAGAAAAGCAATTGTTGAAAAAAGAAAGAGTTTAGTTGTCAAACATAGAGTGAGGCATAAATCTGGGGATTATTATTGGCGGGAGGATGCCATAAATTTAATCTATAATGCTGCCGGAGAGCATGCTGGCACCATTGTGATTATTAGAGATATTTCAGCATCTGTTGACTCTGAATTTAAGCTTAAAGAAAACGAACACCTTTTAAGTGAAATTCTTCATTCGCTTACGGAAGCGGTCTGGGCTATGGATTTTGCAGCGTATAAACTCACTTTTGTTAGTAAATCGTTTGAAAACCTATTTGGCTACTCTTTCGAAGAATGGAGGGAGAAACCAGAGATGTGGATGGATGTAATTCATAAGGATGACCGTCATTTTATAGAAACGGTTTTAAACGATGTTAAAAATAAAGAGTTTCATACGTACACCTTAAGAGTATATGACAAAGAGGGAAATATTAGGTGGGTAGAAAACAGGGGTAATATAATTTTAGACGAGCTTGGAAGACCTAAAGTGATTTTGGGAATGTCTGTTGATATTACAGATAAAGTGATAGCTCTAAAGAAACTTGAAAAAAGTGAGAAGCGACTTTCTGTTATTTTAAATTCTTTAGACGAGATTGTGTGGGCAGTAAAATTGCCAAGTAGAGAGCCATTATTTATAAGTGATTCTTTTGAAACAGTATTTGGTATTTCTTCACAGAAATGGCATGATGATTACGGTGTTTGGTTAGAATATGCCACAGAGGAGTCAAAAGAGGAGGGTCGTAAAATGATAAACGATCTTTTTAGTACGGGTTACTCTAAAGGGTTCCTTCAGATTAGAGATGCCAATAATAATCTAAAATCACTAAAGTGTTTGGCTAAATATGTTTTCGATGAAAATGGTGAACGAGATATGATGCTGGGAATCAGCTTGGATATCACTGAACAAGTTGAGTCTCAGAATAAGTTAAAAAACAGTGAACGAAGGTTAGTTGATATTTTAAACTCTCTTGATGAAGCAGTGTGGGCGGCGAGTATCCCAGAAAGTGAACCGCTTTTTGTTAGTAAATCTTTTGAAGAATTTTACGGATTTAATTTAGAAGAATGGAAGAAGGATTGGCTTTTGTGGGAAGCTGCCGTCCATCCAGATGATAAACATTTGATTGCGAATTTTAGAGAAAAAATATTCAATTATGAAACAGTTTCTGGTACCTGCAGAATTGTGAGTAGGGAAGGTAAAGAGAGGTGGGTTTATAATTTAGCAAAGACCGTTAGAGATGAAAACGGAGAGCCGTATATGGTTTTAGGTATAGCGGTGGATGTAACTGCCAAGAAAGAGAGTGAAAGAGAGCTAGGCGAAGTTAAAAATAAGGCATTAAAAGCTGAAATGGCTATGGCAGAACTGGAGCTTAAAACACTTCAAATGCAAATGAATCCACATTTTATTTTTAATTCACTTAACTCGATTCAGAGTTTTATATTGAAAAATGATGTAATTTCTACCAATGACTATCTCACCAAGTTTGCTCGTTTAATACGTTCATTTTTAGATTCTTCACGCTCTGTTAAAATTAGGCTTAGGGAAGAGATAAAGTTGTTACAACTTTATGTAGAGATGGAACAAATGAGATTTGCAGATAAGTTTGACTTTAAGATAAATGTGGGCCCAGATGTAGACACGCTAGTGGAAGTGCCTAGTATGATGTTGCAGCCTTTTGTGGAAAATGCGATTAATCATGGAATAAGATATAAGCAGGAAAAAGGACTTTTGGCGATTACTTTTGAAAACCAGGGGGATAGTCTTTTATGCAAGATTGAAGATGATGGAGTAGGTGCAGACCGTGCAAACGAGATTTTAGACAAAACAAATAAAGGGTACATTTCTCAAGGCTTAAAAATTACGGCGGAAAGGCTTATGACTTATAATGCAATTCATAAATCTCATATAACTTATGATGTTTCAAACCTTAATGATAAATCAGGAGTGAAAGATGTGGGAACTTCGGTAAAAGTGTCTTTCCCTTTAAATATTCCCTAG
- a CDS encoding SDR family oxidoreductase codes for MDLQNKVVWITGASSGIGEATAYEFGKHNCKLILSARRETELLRVKENLALPDGDVMVLPMDVEEIEKFDTLTEKVIAHFGHIDILFNNAGISQRSFVLETNIEVYRKLIDIDLISVIALTKSVLPYMVKRESGHIAATSSVAGIVATPGRSGYAAAKFALRGFYDSLRAEVYKYNIGVTVVCPGYINTDISKNSLSADGSKYGKMDNNQINGLSSTECAKQIVKSISANKNEVYIGGLKELAGVYLKRFFPKILSKIVVKQAPK; via the coding sequence ATGGATTTACAAAACAAAGTTGTCTGGATTACAGGTGCTTCTTCTGGAATAGGAGAAGCAACTGCCTATGAATTTGGCAAGCACAACTGCAAACTTATACTTTCCGCTAGGAGAGAGACCGAGCTTTTAAGAGTAAAAGAGAACTTAGCACTTCCAGATGGCGATGTCATGGTTTTACCAATGGATGTTGAAGAAATTGAAAAATTTGACACTTTAACGGAAAAGGTAATTGCTCATTTTGGGCATATCGACATTCTATTTAACAATGCAGGAATTTCTCAAAGAAGCTTTGTTTTAGAAACAAATATCGAGGTTTACCGAAAGCTTATAGATATTGATTTAATAAGTGTTATTGCTTTGACTAAGTCTGTGTTGCCATATATGGTTAAACGTGAGTCAGGTCATATTGCCGCCACATCTAGTGTAGCAGGAATAGTGGCCACTCCAGGCCGATCTGGCTATGCAGCAGCTAAGTTTGCCTTAAGAGGTTTTTACGATTCTTTAAGAGCCGAAGTCTATAAATACAATATAGGGGTTACTGTGGTTTGCCCTGGTTATATCAATACTGATATATCGAAAAACTCACTTTCTGCCGATGGCTCTAAATATGGCAAAATGGACAATAACCAAATAAATGGCTTGTCTTCTACAGAATGTGCCAAACAAATAGTAAAGTCAATTTCTGCCAATAAGAACGAAGTCTACATAGGTGGTCTTAAGGAACTAGCCGGGGTCTATTTGAAGCGATTTTTCCCTAAGATATTGAGCAAAATCGTTGTAAAACAAGCTCCTAAATAA
- the secA gene encoding preprotein translocase subunit SecA yields the protein MLDFLSKGISKIFGTKSERDVKELTPYVTATNEEYEKLSQLSNDDFRAKTAELQQYIKDSLASITDEIAAIEKNIEENTELSIADKEASFNQIDKLKEQENEELEVVLLEILPKAFAIIKETARRFKDNDSITVTASHLDRELAMKKGHITIEGDQATWNSTWEAAGNLLRWDMLHYDVQIIGGAALHKGKVAEMQTGEGKTLVATFPAFLNAIAGKGVHIVTVNDYLARRDSEWMAPIFEFHGITCDCIDKYPANSNARREAYAAGISYGTNNEFGFDYLRDNMVSNPKELVQKRHHFAMIDEVDSVLIDDARTPLIISGPMAKKGDEALYNSLKPRIGQIVEVQKTIVNNYLNEAKKLIKAGEVKEGGLSLFRAYRGLPKSKPLIKYLSESGIKKILLDTEATHIAENNKLMPQADEPLYFTIDEKNKGIELTDKGIDYLTGHDEDPNFFIMPDLSIIIDEIDKSEASEQDKILRKDELIRDYSTKAERIHAVNQLLKSYCLFEKDVDYVLMDGKVKIVDEQTGRVMDGRRWSDGLHQAVEAKENVKIEDSTQTYATVTLQNYFRMYHKLAGMTGTAETEAGELWKIYKLDVMSIPTNRPIVRDDMQDKVYKTVREKYNAVADEIVTLVEGGRPVLLGTTSVENSEILSKMLSIRKIKHQVLNAKQHSREADIVAEAGKPGTVTIATNMAGRGTDIKLTAESKSSGGLAIVGTERHESRRVDRQLRGRAGRQGDPGSSQFFVSLEDSLMRLFFSDRTAKMMDKLGMEEGEVIQHSMITNSIERAQQKVEENNFGVRKRLIEYDDVMNIQRDTIYKRRKNALFGDRLSLDIANVLYDTCHAILSNANKNYDEFELRTLQNLGFKPAITRGEFDSGKSDLENQFYDLAEKQYNLKNQAIAEKTIPILEKVLQDRNAIKSEPFMAVVGDGTRNIAVFCDMQKTVESNGKELIKEMEKAISLSVIDQEWKEHLRDMDDLKQSVQNASYEQKDPLLIYKFEAVELFQSFLQKVNAEMISFLMKAGIVEMRFQQVAPPKQDKPKLSTNRAEGAGEEGIAQVTPAKSQKVANRNERVSVQFKDGSIKRDVKFKFVEEEVAAGKAVLID from the coding sequence ATGTTAGATTTTTTAAGCAAAGGCATCTCCAAAATATTCGGTACCAAATCTGAAAGAGATGTTAAAGAACTTACTCCATATGTAACAGCTACTAATGAGGAGTATGAAAAACTAAGTCAATTAAGTAATGACGACTTCAGAGCTAAAACAGCCGAGCTTCAACAATATATAAAAGACTCGCTTGCATCCATCACTGATGAAATAGCGGCTATCGAAAAAAATATTGAAGAGAATACTGAATTAAGCATTGCTGATAAAGAAGCTTCTTTTAATCAGATTGATAAATTAAAAGAGCAAGAGAACGAAGAGCTTGAGGTCGTCCTTCTTGAGATTCTTCCAAAAGCTTTCGCAATTATCAAAGAAACAGCCAGACGATTTAAAGATAACGATAGCATAACCGTTACTGCTAGCCACCTCGACAGAGAGTTGGCCATGAAAAAAGGCCATATCACTATTGAAGGTGACCAAGCAACATGGAACAGTACTTGGGAAGCAGCAGGAAACCTATTGAGATGGGATATGCTTCACTACGATGTTCAAATTATTGGAGGAGCAGCACTGCACAAAGGAAAAGTAGCCGAAATGCAAACGGGTGAAGGTAAAACCTTGGTTGCTACATTCCCGGCTTTCCTAAATGCCATTGCTGGCAAAGGTGTTCATATTGTCACAGTAAACGACTACCTAGCACGACGAGATTCAGAGTGGATGGCTCCTATATTTGAGTTCCATGGCATCACTTGCGACTGTATTGACAAATACCCTGCAAACAGTAATGCCCGACGTGAAGCTTACGCCGCTGGTATTTCTTACGGAACTAACAACGAGTTTGGTTTTGACTACCTAAGAGATAACATGGTGAGCAATCCAAAAGAGCTTGTTCAAAAGAGACATCACTTCGCCATGATTGATGAGGTCGATTCGGTCTTGATTGATGATGCTCGTACTCCACTTATTATTAGTGGGCCTATGGCAAAAAAAGGAGATGAGGCACTTTATAACTCTTTAAAGCCTAGAATTGGTCAAATTGTAGAAGTTCAAAAAACGATTGTCAATAATTACCTAAACGAAGCCAAAAAGTTAATTAAAGCTGGCGAGGTAAAAGAAGGTGGTCTTTCTCTTTTTAGAGCTTACAGAGGTTTGCCAAAAAGTAAGCCATTGATCAAATACCTTTCTGAAAGTGGTATCAAGAAAATATTGCTTGATACAGAGGCTACGCATATTGCAGAGAACAACAAACTCATGCCACAGGCAGATGAGCCATTGTACTTCACCATTGATGAGAAAAACAAAGGCATTGAGTTAACCGATAAAGGAATTGATTACCTAACCGGCCATGATGAAGACCCAAACTTCTTTATCATGCCAGACTTGTCAATCATAATTGATGAAATAGACAAAAGCGAAGCATCAGAACAAGACAAAATCCTAAGAAAGGATGAATTAATAAGAGATTACTCTACCAAGGCTGAACGAATTCATGCTGTCAACCAATTACTAAAATCTTACTGTCTTTTTGAGAAAGACGTTGATTATGTATTAATGGATGGCAAAGTGAAGATTGTTGATGAGCAAACTGGCCGTGTAATGGATGGCAGAAGATGGTCTGACGGATTACACCAAGCGGTAGAAGCAAAAGAGAATGTAAAAATTGAAGACTCTACTCAAACTTACGCCACCGTTACTCTTCAAAATTACTTTAGAATGTATCACAAGCTGGCTGGCATGACCGGTACAGCAGAAACCGAAGCAGGTGAGCTTTGGAAAATATACAAACTTGACGTAATGTCTATTCCTACTAACAGGCCTATAGTTAGAGATGACATGCAAGACAAGGTTTACAAAACGGTAAGAGAAAAATATAATGCCGTTGCTGACGAGATTGTTACCTTAGTAGAAGGCGGAAGACCAGTTCTTTTAGGAACCACTTCTGTAGAAAACTCTGAAATACTGAGCAAGATGCTTAGTATCAGGAAAATAAAGCACCAAGTACTTAATGCCAAGCAGCACTCAAGAGAGGCTGACATTGTAGCGGAAGCTGGTAAGCCAGGCACCGTAACTATTGCAACAAACATGGCCGGTCGTGGTACCGATATTAAGCTTACTGCAGAAAGTAAGTCTTCAGGTGGCTTAGCTATTGTAGGTACAGAGCGTCACGAATCTAGAAGGGTAGACAGACAGTTAAGAGGTAGAGCAGGACGTCAAGGAGACCCAGGTTCTTCTCAATTCTTTGTGAGTTTAGAGGATAGTTTAATGAGACTTTTCTTCTCAGACCGTACTGCCAAAATGATGGATAAGCTCGGCATGGAAGAGGGTGAAGTTATACAGCACTCTATGATAACAAACTCTATAGAAAGAGCTCAACAAAAAGTTGAAGAAAATAACTTTGGTGTAAGAAAGCGTCTTATTGAGTATGATGATGTCATGAACATCCAAAGAGATACCATCTACAAGCGTAGAAAGAATGCTCTTTTTGGTGATAGATTGTCATTAGATATTGCAAACGTTTTATATGACACCTGTCATGCTATTTTATCAAACGCCAATAAAAACTATGACGAGTTTGAACTAAGAACTCTACAGAACCTAGGATTCAAACCAGCCATTACAAGAGGAGAATTTGACAGCGGAAAATCAGATCTTGAAAACCAATTCTATGATCTAGCTGAAAAGCAGTATAATCTAAAAAATCAAGCAATAGCCGAAAAGACTATTCCGATTCTAGAAAAAGTACTACAAGATAGAAATGCTATTAAAAGCGAGCCATTTATGGCCGTAGTTGGTGATGGTACTAGGAATATCGCAGTTTTCTGCGACATGCAAAAAACTGTAGAGTCTAACGGAAAAGAACTAATAAAGGAAATGGAAAAAGCCATTTCTCTAAGTGTTATTGACCAAGAGTGGAAAGAGCACTTAAGAGACATGGATGATTTGAAACAGTCTGTACAGAATGCTTCTTATGAGCAAAAAGACCCGCTTTTGATTTACAAATTTGAAGCGGTAGAGCTATTCCAGAGTTTCCTTCAAAAAGTAAATGCAGAGATGATCTCTTTCTTAATGAAAGCTGGAATAGTAGAAATGCGTTTCCAACAAGTAGCACCTCCAAAACAAGATAAGCCGAAACTTTCTACAAACAGAGCTGAAGGAGCAGGAGAAGAAGGAATAGCACAAGTAACACCTGCAAAATCTCAAAAAGTAGCCAACAGAAACGAACGAGTGAGTGTTCAATTTAAAGATGGCTCTATTAAAAGAGATGTTAAATTTAAGTTTGTTGAAGAAGAGGTAGCTGCTGGAAAAGCTGTATTGATTGATTAA
- a CDS encoding cupin-like domain-containing protein codes for MHLEAIERRSNLSREEFIESYLKPKKPVIFTDLVKDWPAREKWTFDWLKENHGNLEVPLIDKHYHDPDKYFQIAKKMKFGDYLDLIQAGPVDLRIFLFDIFKKIPELAEDIRYPTIMDGFIKSYKFMFFGGQDSVTSLHYDMDCSNVFLTQFQTKKKVILFGPDQSKKLYKHPYTVMSHFDPENPDFDRFPAAKNLVGQEGVFGHGETVFIPSLWWHHIRYVDGGFSLALRANDSVFTTLKGGMFLARHSIVDRGMTKVLGKKWKEWKESKASENAMEFL; via the coding sequence ATGCATTTAGAAGCAATAGAAAGAAGGAGTAATTTATCAAGAGAAGAATTCATTGAAAGTTACTTAAAGCCTAAAAAGCCGGTGATTTTCACTGACTTGGTAAAAGATTGGCCAGCCAGAGAGAAATGGACGTTTGATTGGCTAAAAGAAAATCATGGAAACTTAGAGGTGCCTTTGATTGATAAGCATTATCATGACCCAGATAAGTATTTTCAGATTGCGAAGAAGATGAAGTTTGGAGATTACTTAGATCTCATTCAGGCTGGTCCTGTTGATTTGAGAATCTTTCTATTTGATATCTTTAAGAAAATTCCTGAACTGGCTGAGGATATTCGTTACCCTACTATCATGGATGGCTTTATTAAGAGCTATAAATTCATGTTTTTTGGTGGGCAAGATTCTGTTACCAGTTTACATTATGACATGGATTGTTCTAATGTGTTCTTAACACAGTTTCAGACTAAGAAAAAAGTAATTCTTTTTGGACCTGACCAAAGTAAGAAGCTTTACAAGCACCCGTACACTGTAATGAGTCATTTTGACCCGGAAAATCCTGATTTTGATAGATTTCCTGCGGCTAAAAACTTAGTAGGTCAAGAAGGTGTATTTGGTCATGGTGAAACGGTTTTTATTCCTTCATTATGGTGGCATCATATCAGATATGTGGATGGAGGGTTTAGTTTAGCTTTAAGAGCAAATGATTCTGTTTTTACCACACTTAAAGGTGGAATGTTTTTAGCAAGACATAGCATTGTGGATAGAGGTATGACAAAGGTTTTAGGTAAAAAATGGAAAGAGTGGAAAGAGAGTAAGGCTTCTGAAAACGCCATGGAGTTTCTTTAA
- a CDS encoding DUF4230 domain-containing protein, whose amino-acid sequence MTKLIKLIGSLLIVAFITILAWELLIPKLSNPFKIKSIETNHSVILKEVKTMGNLELAAYYFNDIVEQKLPRDYLPDPKALLIIYGSASGCIDLTKIGDDDVYAIGDTTFVKLPKPYICHFKIDHSKSKIYDSDYAFMNEELLFGEAFKSAEKQLLKTAESSDLLKTAEENASKILVPLLEKISKNPVVIMK is encoded by the coding sequence ATGACAAAACTTATAAAACTTATTGGAAGCCTTCTGATAGTAGCTTTCATAACTATTCTTGCTTGGGAACTATTGATTCCTAAGCTATCAAACCCTTTTAAAATAAAAAGCATTGAAACCAATCACTCGGTAATCCTTAAAGAAGTAAAAACCATGGGTAACCTAGAATTAGCCGCCTATTATTTTAATGATATAGTAGAGCAAAAGCTTCCTCGAGATTACCTACCTGACCCAAAAGCCCTCTTAATTATTTATGGAAGTGCTTCTGGCTGTATTGATTTGACAAAAATAGGAGATGATGATGTGTACGCCATTGGAGACACTACATTCGTTAAGTTACCCAAACCATATATATGTCATTTCAAGATTGACCATTCTAAGTCAAAAATTTATGACTCTGATTATGCTTTCATGAATGAAGAGTTGCTTTTTGGCGAAGCATTTAAATCCGCCGAGAAACAACTTCTAAAAACAGCAGAAAGCTCAGACCTACTTAAAACAGCAGAGGAAAATGCCTCAAAAATACTAGTGCCACTTTTGGAGAAAATTTCAAAAAATCCGGTGGTAATAATGAAATAA